From the genome of Orcinus orca chromosome 5, mOrcOrc1.1, whole genome shotgun sequence, one region includes:
- the MRPS22 gene encoding 28S ribosomal protein S22, mitochondrial isoform X2 codes for MAYMESGSSKIKKPTFMDEEVQSILIKMTGLDLKKIFKPAIQEAKPPTYKLMTQAQLEEATRQAVEAAKVRLKMPPVLEERAPINDVLAEDKILEGTETAKYVFTDISYSIPHRERFIVVREPSGTLRKATWEERDRMIQVYFPKEGRRVLTPVIFKEENLQTMYSQDRHADVLNLCVAQFEPDSAEYIKIHHQTYEDIDKYGKYDVLRSTRHFGGMAWYFVNKKKIDGLLIDQIQRDLVDDATSLVQLYHILHPDGQSAQEAKKQAAEGLHLVKVFAETEAQKGAYIELTLQAYQDAFISNSAAS; via the exons AATCTGGTAGCTCAAAGATCAAGAAACCTACCTTTATGGATGAGGAAGTCCAAAGCATACTCATCAAGATGACAGGCTTAGATCTGAAGAAGATTTTTAAGCCAGCTATACAAGAAGCGAAGCCACCAACGTATAAGCTAATGACGCAGGCACAGTTGGAAGAG gcTACAAGACAGGCAGTCGAGGCGGCTAAAGTCCGATTAAAAATGCCACCAGTTCTGGAAGAGCGAGCGCCAATAAATGACGTGTTAGCTGAAGATAAGATTTTGGAAGGAACAGAAACAGCCAAATATGTGTTTACTGATATATCATATAGCATACCACACCGG GAGCGTTTTATTGTCGTCAGAGAACCAAGTGGCACACTACGCAAAGCCACTTGGGAAGAAAGGGACCGGATGATTCAAGTTTATTTCCCAAAAGAAGGTCGTAGAGTTTTAACACCAgtaatttttaaggaagaaaatcttCAG ACCATGTACAGCCAGGACCGGCATGCTGATGTCCTCAATCTCTGCGTTGCCCAGTTTGAGCCAGATTCTGCTGAATATATCAAA ATTCATCATCAGACCTACGAAGATATAGATAAATATGGAAAGTATGACGTTTTACGTTCAACAAGACACTTCGGTGGAATGGCTTGgtattttgtaaataagaaaaagattgaTGGTTTACTGATTGACCAGATTCAGAGAGATTT AGTCGATGATGCCACCAGCTTGGTCCAGCTCTATCACATCCTCCATCCAGATGGCCAGTCAGCTCAAGAGGCCAAAAAGCAGGCGGCTGAGGGATTACATTTAGTTAAG gtctttgcagaaacagaagcacagaagGGAGCATATATAGAATTAACACTGCAAGCTTATCAAGATGCATTCATTAGCAATTCTGCAGCTtcctaa